In one Agathobacter rectalis ATCC 33656 genomic region, the following are encoded:
- a CDS encoding acyltransferase: MSRKINNIIFRQRVCCYKDTYLCIDDIDGLKIHGKLKLNWNPISKSIRTGQATFFRMDNHSQLRVGGNFDVFYGNDVHIFSGGKLELGSGFINSYGKIECHKHIKIGKNCAVGPYTIILDSDGHQIFGKRNTDEVIIGNNVWIGARVTILKGVRIGDGAVIAAGTIVNKDVPARALAAGNPMHLICDNVEWTN; encoded by the coding sequence ATGAGTAGAAAAATTAATAATATTATATTCAGACAGCGGGTATGTTGTTATAAAGATACATATTTGTGTATTGATGATATTGATGGTCTGAAAATTCATGGAAAATTAAAGTTGAATTGGAATCCAATTAGTAAGTCAATTCGGACGGGGCAAGCTACTTTTTTTAGAATGGACAACCATTCTCAGTTGAGAGTTGGTGGAAATTTTGATGTTTTCTATGGTAACGATGTACACATATTCAGCGGTGGAAAATTGGAATTAGGGAGTGGGTTTATTAATTCATACGGTAAAATTGAGTGTCATAAACATATAAAAATAGGAAAAAACTGTGCAGTAGGACCGTATACTATCATTCTTGATTCCGATGGGCATCAAATATTTGGTAAACGTAATACAGATGAAGTGATTATTGGAAATAACGTATGGATTGGTGCTAGAGTTACTATATTAAAAGGTGTGCGTATAGGAGATGGTGCAGTTATTGCAGCAGGAACTATTGTGAATAAAGATGTACCAGCAAGAGCTTTGGCTGCTGGTAATCCAATGCATTTGATATGTGATAATGTTGAGTGGACTAATTAG
- a CDS encoding aminopeptidase C has product MADNDLIRNKGIMSAAQTMWTIDFDSEQSLEIGKVQNQKFTGKCWIYAGLNLLRILANRKNSRTSIILSANYIAYYDKYEKSKYFFEKVIETMKLPSDNRLVEHLFKNPCPDAGQWAMFNNIIKKYGIVPQESMPDTYSALDTNQMNICLSTILRDSGCNIRKLNMKGASLEQINSEVETKMDEIRRILSLCLGEPPTEFQYGKMEKKYSPISYYKSEIGVDLDKYLCLINAPMLKVPMYKKYCIQNLNNMSEGKKIEYINLPIETLKEKVIEQIADGTPVWFGCDAGKMIDKKTGIMDDNTFNVSHILNTSYLFSKGEQLEYHQSEMNHAMLIIGIILKDQKVVGFKVEDSHGNQVGKDGYFYMSIDWFEKYVYQVVIDKRYLSMDEEKILDGESLYLMPWNPMGTLAN; this is encoded by the coding sequence ATGGCAGATAATGATTTGATTAGAAACAAAGGAATAATGAGTGCTGCACAAACCATGTGGACGATAGATTTCGATTCTGAACAGTCTTTAGAAATCGGCAAGGTACAAAATCAGAAATTTACTGGGAAATGCTGGATATACGCAGGACTTAATTTATTAAGAATATTGGCAAATAGAAAAAACAGTAGGACTAGCATTATTCTTTCTGCTAACTATATAGCTTATTATGACAAATACGAAAAATCAAAATATTTTTTTGAAAAAGTAATAGAGACAATGAAGTTGCCAAGTGATAATAGATTAGTTGAACATTTATTTAAAAATCCATGTCCAGATGCAGGACAATGGGCAATGTTTAACAACATTATAAAGAAATATGGTATTGTTCCACAAGAATCAATGCCAGATACATATTCGGCATTAGATACAAATCAAATGAATATTTGTTTATCGACTATTTTGCGAGATTCTGGGTGTAATATAAGAAAGTTGAATATGAAAGGTGCAAGTTTAGAACAAATCAATAGTGAAGTTGAAACGAAAATGGATGAAATTAGAAGAATATTAAGCTTGTGCCTTGGAGAACCACCAACTGAATTTCAGTATGGAAAGATGGAAAAAAAATACTCACCCATTTCGTATTATAAATCAGAGATAGGAGTAGATTTAGATAAATATTTGTGCTTGATTAATGCTCCTATGTTAAAAGTACCAATGTATAAAAAGTATTGTATTCAAAATCTTAATAATATGTCCGAAGGAAAGAAGATAGAGTATATCAATCTACCCATAGAAACTTTAAAAGAAAAAGTCATTGAGCAGATAGCCGATGGAACGCCAGTGTGGTTTGGCTGTGATGCAGGAAAAATGATAGATAAAAAAACAGGAATTATGGATGATAATACTTTTAATGTATCACATATACTAAATACTTCGTATTTATTTTCAAAGGGAGAACAATTAGAATACCATCAGTCTGAAATGAATCATGCTATGTTGATTATCGGGATTATATTAAAGGACCAGAAGGTAGTTGGATTTAAAGTAGAAGATTCCCATGGAAATCAAGTTGGTAAGGATGGGTACTTTTATATGTCGATAGATTGGTTTGAAAAGTATGTTTATCAAGTAGTGATTGATAAACGATATTTATCGATGGATGAAGAAAAAATATTGGATGGAGAAAGTTTATATTTAATGCCATGGAATCCAATGGGAACATTGGCTAACTAA
- a CDS encoding radical SAM protein → MRVLVLGNGRKSLQLAHIISAWKEYTLEGVVDYQNINWEKSENIEGKMIEIVSPMKAIEMYQDLSIDAFIMPSLEEDVNNRMYRFLVVNDVSECDILYGQESLFHKVELKQEGLITQYISRDELDTMEIHVADHCNMNCKNCSMFCGLVKEPKYSDFMQTQNSLYILKGIFKHIKRIRVIGGEPLLNKELDKYLYMIRDIYPYSDIRVITNGILVTGMKENLITAFKETSSKLVVTSYLPLMKKIDKINNFLKNKEINYEISDTITDFQKIYDYTGQQDEKLSFNACHWKGACATLYENQIAPCFVPFVIKYLAENFDLNISPSGTMILNADNMNKDKIRKLFNTPFDMCKYCAPRGITSKWEMCDKNSVNNIFDWSI, encoded by the coding sequence ATGAGAGTATTGGTGTTAGGTAATGGAAGAAAATCGCTACAGCTTGCACATATTATTTCTGCTTGGAAAGAATATACATTGGAAGGTGTGGTAGATTATCAAAATATCAATTGGGAAAAGAGTGAAAATATTGAAGGAAAAATGATTGAAATTGTTTCTCCGATGAAGGCAATAGAAATGTATCAGGATTTGTCAATTGATGCGTTTATTATGCCATCGTTAGAAGAAGATGTTAATAACAGAATGTATAGATTTTTAGTAGTGAATGATGTGTCCGAATGTGATATCTTATATGGTCAAGAGTCACTATTTCATAAAGTAGAATTAAAGCAAGAAGGTTTGATTACTCAGTATATAAGTAGAGATGAACTTGATACGATGGAAATCCATGTTGCTGATCATTGTAATATGAATTGCAAAAATTGTTCCATGTTTTGTGGACTTGTCAAAGAGCCTAAATATTCAGATTTTATGCAAACACAGAATAGTTTATATATTCTCAAAGGAATATTTAAACATATAAAACGTATTCGGGTAATTGGAGGGGAGCCTTTACTCAACAAAGAGTTAGACAAGTATCTATATATGATTAGAGATATTTATCCGTATTCTGATATTAGAGTTATTACAAATGGAATTCTTGTTACTGGAATGAAAGAGAATTTGATAACGGCGTTTAAAGAAACATCGTCAAAACTTGTGGTTACAAGTTATTTGCCGTTAATGAAAAAAATTGATAAAATTAATAATTTTCTAAAGAATAAAGAGATAAATTATGAAATCTCTGATACTATCACTGATTTTCAAAAAATATATGATTATACAGGACAGCAGGATGAAAAACTATCATTTAATGCATGCCATTGGAAAGGCGCATGTGCTACTTTATATGAGAATCAAATTGCGCCATGCTTTGTACCATTTGTTATTAAATATTTAGCAGAAAACTTTGATTTAAATATTTCGCCATCAGGAACTATGATATTAAATGCTGACAATATGAATAAAGATAAAATTCGAAAACTATTTAATACTCCATTTGATATGTGCAAATATTGTGCTCCTAGAGGTATTACATCAAAATGGGAAATGTGCGATAAAAATTCAGTTAATAATATATTTGATTGGAGTATATAA
- a CDS encoding HD domain-containing protein: MKKLFMSEYLNYVFQKKVWIVENIYMIKIMQLYYSSYNKKFISHTFFTDAIKNSSFPIFLNYVNNLNDKILYHSQVHGVKHILNVTFFSFLIACNENMSANDMGILLETALYHDIGRDDDMEDSDHGHRGAKKILMHISDNKMDMIIPAVIHAHSLLDEEAYQIFRQYNIEKSQYARYSKILSIIKDADALDRFRLRPNSLNPEYFRIDFSKILISLACVLSKVEWHE, from the coding sequence ATGAAAAAACTTTTTATGTCGGAATATCTCAATTATGTTTTTCAAAAAAAAGTGTGGATAGTAGAAAATATTTATATGATAAAGATAATGCAACTATATTATAGTAGTTATAATAAAAAATTTATATCACACACATTTTTCACAGATGCAATAAAAAATTCAAGTTTTCCAATTTTTTTGAATTATGTTAATAATTTAAATGATAAGATTTTGTATCACAGCCAAGTGCATGGAGTTAAACATATACTAAATGTAACATTTTTTTCATTTTTAATAGCGTGTAATGAAAACATGAGTGCAAATGATATGGGAATTCTTTTAGAGACAGCACTTTATCATGATATTGGAAGAGATGACGATATGGAAGATAGTGATCATGGGCATAGAGGAGCAAAAAAGATATTGATGCATATTTCGGATAATAAAATGGATATGATTATACCAGCGGTTATTCATGCTCATTCTTTATTAGATGAGGAAGCATATCAGATTTTTAGACAATACAATATTGAAAAATCGCAATATGCTAGATATTCAAAAATATTGTCAATTATCAAAGATGCGGATGCTTTAGATCGTTTTAGATTGCGCCCTAATTCTCTGAACCCCGAATATTTTCGAATTGATTTTTCGAAAATATTGATAAGTCTTGCATGTGTGTTGTCAAAGGTAGAGTGGCATGAGTAG